The window CCATTCCCGAGtactctatcttactcattgAAATTTCGCCATCTTTATTTGCCGGAGCCCTTGTGATCTCCTCTAGTTTCATCATCTTTTCTCTACCTGGGAGATGAGATGACTCAATTGGGCCAAGGAAAAGCCCTTTTCCTTCTTGATTGTCCTTATTTTAGGACCCCTGCTGCTTCTTGCAATACCCTGTCAACCCATAAGCCCCATTTTCTAGAAGCTCGTTTATTTAAAGAGGTTAAGGTATTCAGGAGTTAAGCCCTTGTTTGAATTGAAAAAGCAACTAGTGCTTTGACTCAGATTGCAATTTTGTGCATCAAGAAAGCTTCATCCCTTTTCTTTCCTCCACTTTGTTTTGTAAAGACTTTGGATATGGATACTTGGGGTCCTGCTTTTATCTTCTCCCCTCCCATCATATGCTTTTATAATATGAGAAAAAGTTTTGTACAACGCCaactcaaaactgaaattggaCACCTCGtcacatatcactgttcatgtgagggggtgatatatcataaatgcccctcccccttttgtcaaattccaaaaggggGTGTCCCTTATTCGCCTGAAACTGCACTTGAGCAGTGTAGGGAACCCTCTACTCATTCTCAGTATTGGGTGCCATATCATCTGTTGTCAGATGGAATGTTAAGTCTCATTTTTGTGAGTAGCAAAAGGTTGTTAACTGTAGCAATTATCCAAGCTGATTTGTGACTAGAATTAATAGTTCtgaatattgaaatcatattaCAAAATTTTGAAGACAGTGGAGCTGTTTCATTAGCATTTCcattatggaattttttttaccctttcaGGACCTTTGTGGATGGTAGAGTGCCTCATCAGTTGGCATTGGGCTTTGATGCAGGTCATCTTTTACCTGGATATTAGGATGTCATGTATGCAAGTCAATGACTAGTTACTGAATACTAATGCAAGGGAGCATGGAACTAATTTAGCTTTGGCAGCACGAACCTCCGATGAAGTGTCGAAGCATCCACATTTAAAGAATTTTTCGTTCCACAAAAATATTTGCAGGCCTCTAACCGGAAAGAAGTTTCCTATTTCCGAAGCCTCACAGAGTAATGTCACATTATATCTAGAAAGCATACATATCTATGGTGGCAGTTGGAACCTCATACTGCGAATACTTTCACCCGCACCAACCAAGTCCCGATATGACCAACCAGAAGGCAGTCCATCTGTTTTTTCAGTACCCCTAAAATATATTTCTTTTACATTGAGATTGAGGTGTAGAAACTTTGCATCATCTCAGTTGTATCAATTGGCAGTCTGGCAGAAGCAGAGCAACAGCATTCATATTTGCCACAAACTAACTTCTATCCTGTTTTAGGatcagtttgttttcgctgcAAACTtccctattttctgttttaagaTCGTGGACGGGAATGCACGAAGAGGGAATGTAAAGTAAATCCTTCTCGCAGCTAAGATTCTGTCCATGAATCAAACTCTCAAATGAGCCAGGTGAAGATCCTAACAAGAGTTATTGTTTTaaattgaaacttgacattttGAAATGTATCAACTAGAGTACTCTCTGGCATTCAGGAGTAATAACTagaaaataattaagaaaacatttctaattttatttgaGGATTTTGCACCCACATGGTTATGAAAACTGTTTGATCATGTTTTCATTCTGGTCCATGTTACATATATTGGTTTCATGTGGTATGGTATATCACAGCAAATACCAACAGCCATGCTCTTTAGTATAAAAGCGCATTCAAACTCCAGACTCCTTTGAGGGGGGTCAAAGGTACTCACTGCAATAACTTGAGGAGACAACGGAGAGCTCCAATCGCCCTGTCCATTCCTCACCAGGCTTCAAGGTGATTGGTTTCTCAATTGCTGCACCATCAACACAAAGCATCTGTTTGTACTCCTCATCACCAAAATCTACCATGGCTTTGGACTTCTTCTCCCATGGATTCCAAACCACTGCATAATGGAAATCAAaaagttaaaataaattttttttgtgaaaaaaagtgggaagaaaagaaaaatgtaggTTGAAGTGAGTAACTGAAACAAACAGATGTGAAAATAGGTTACTGATATTGGCTCATTTGGCTGGAAAGGAACAAAGTGCATGGTGTGGATACTTGGCCCTTTTTGCCTTTTCAAAATCAGGTGATGTGGGGCATAGGAAAGAAGCACGATTGAACTATGTGATTCTGGATATGATCGGAAAAAAGATCAAACATTCACCATTATAATCACAGGTTTGAAAATTCTCATTTGCACATTTAGAGAAATGGCAAACTGATGCTGGAAATGGACCATGACTTTCTGACATGCAAGAAAAGGTTCCAGTGGCCAATCtccacttcccccccccccccaaccccaagaaaagataaacaaaagaaatacagaaaaaaagaactcttaCATAGTtcaatactgacaggcatacAAGGTAATAGCTGATCTTACTAGGCAActaacccaaagaaaagagagagaactctGTCAAACTTTTACCAGTCAGAGAGAGTGGACTTCCCATCTGGATGTGTAACAATGTGAGTGTGAGCACACAAAGAGGGTAAAACCAATAGTATGGCATCAAAGTTGTATGCTGCCTGATCCAATTAAAGGTGGTGCTTTCAAAAttcaccttaaaaaaaaagatcttaccAACATCTGGAAGTCCTTCCTTCCTTATAACAACTGTCTGCTTCTTTTCATGGTCAAGAACTGCTATTACATTAGGAGAACTGAGATAAACCCGATCAACCTGCATACAGGAAAACTCTTATGAACTCTAATTCCTTGGTCAGCAAAAACTGATACCCAAAAATACCCTAGTTTTTTGCATAGATGGTCAATGAATCGGTGGTTGTTGAAATTCTTAAAAGAAATCATGATTTATCATATATTACAACTTCCTTTACAAATaaatgagagaaaaaagaaatcatgCTTTGAGTTAGAGCATGTAATGACTCACATGTTGAAAAGTTTGACAAGAAAGATGATAGGGAGTGAAGAAATTAATTTCTTTGCAAAAATCTTAAGCTCCTCCTAAGTTTTCCAAATTTCCCTCCACAGGAAGAGTTGGATTCATCCACTAATTCAATACCTAGGCAAAACATACATGTTGGCTACTCATGGGACTGAAAGAAGTTACCTCAGATTCAAAGGTGATTGCATCTCCTTGTTCTGTAAAGCGTTCTCTTTGGCTAAGGTTGTCCAGATAGTCCAGTGTTTCCAAACCTTCTATCCTCACTTCACTGTGAAGACAAGTCATATTTGAATTGGTCAAAAACAAATATAACTTGAATGGAACCAGCTAATACAAAGGTTCAGTCACAGGACATATTAATCAAGATAGAGCCACAACCATACCATCATGCATCCCTAAAATggctttctttatttttcttttttctaatgaCCTATTCATGGTGACAATGTGAGACCAAAGAAACCTATTGTTCCCATCCTACTTAGTTGAGGTGCCAGAGAGCACATTAAGAAACCTAGTCCATTGGTGAGTTCCTAAAAGTTACAAGAAGTTCATTTTATTAGTTTACATAATGTTGAATATGTGGAATGGATAAATGTACAGAAAGTCGGAGCTGTGAACTCAGGTGATTAGTTACTAAGTTCCTAACTTCCAGAAAGAGAGCTCAAGAAACATTAAAAGATCAACAAAAACTTGAAAGAAGCTGGATGGgccaaaatataaagaaaaaggggtgcacgaggctcccgccaatgcggggtctggggagggtcaaaatgtatgcagccttactcctgctttcgcagagaggctgtttccaaactcaaatccacaaccacttggtcacaatggagtaaCCTTACTGTTGGGCCAAAATATAGAAACTATTATAATGTTCCTAGGTTACAGTTAACATTAGGCGTGCCGTGCACCACTCAGCTTTCTCAATCtgaaaagtatagaaatcaGATCCCTTCCAAATATTGGTACCAGAGTAGTGTTCATATCAAAATCAGCTGATATTGATGCACAATAAATATGAATACTTGGATTTTGAATCTTGAATCTCAACAATGTTGCTGAAAGAGCAAATCAAGTCTATCCAGAACAGAATAAATGGTACCTGATGTCAGAAACGGAGAAGTACGTGTGATAAGCAAACGAGAAGCTGAATTGCTTTCCATTGATGTTCCTAACTCGTGATATCATGGTGAGATCTCCATCCACTGTGAGAGACACCCTAAGGCGAAACTCAAAGCTGAAAACCCAGGGTAAATCCTCCCATTAGTGGCGTTTCATTGTTTACACACACAAAGAACGGGGATTATAACCGAAAAATGGAATTGAACATGTAGACAAATATGTAAAACCACGTATGCCTGCTTGCAGTTGGGCTGGCCCCAGCATTAAGTGGAAAATAATTAAGATATCTTTAGCTTCAAGAGCCTTCAAAATCAGATGACTTCATAATTGGATCATCTACATTGGAGACTTTTTTTGGGGTGgcgttgggggagggggggggggggggagaggggcgGCAGAGAATTTATGCTTTCCATTATCCGATAGAACAATTTTCGCCACAGAGGATTCAGGAGAttcaggaggaaagaatcaagatttcaattaaataaattacaGAATATTGCTTCAGCAGACTGAAACAAGTTTTTTTTGCATAATTCTGATCAAATCTGACCAAAATTCAAcctattaattatattttataaaaCAGAAAAGTCCATACTTCTGGtctgaaattttcaaaatttcagcacattttcaaaaaataaaatgtttatatTATTACAACAATATTAGTAAACCCAGaaggaaataataataaagtatTCTACAATGTCTAGGTTCATACCTATGAGGCCAGCACTTCAGATCTTCTTCAGATGGTTTGAGTAGCAAGTCAATTAAAGATTTGCCCTTGGAATCACTGGGGTGCAAAGGAGGGGGATTATCATCAATAGTCCACATCTTGTTTCTCGCAAATCCATGCTGCTCTAATGATCCACAGTTTCCAAACTTCACAATATTGAACTACAGCCTGTTAGAGAGAGATGGTCATTGTTGATAATATGACATGATATCCACAAGCATGGTTTGAAATACCTGTGGGAAACAAATAGGGATCCCCCCTCGCATGGCTTTTGGTGGCTTAAACATGGACTGcagtaaataaaagaacaagaaacaaaCAATCTCAAATTCTGACCAGAACAATGCAGATCAACAATCTTTATAAGCAATACTCTTATGTGGCCAATTGATCCAGATCCATCCAGTCAAGGGTTCACCTCTTGGTGTTACTATACTTTGAAAGTTAAAAAGGTTTTTGACAATCTCCTACTGTCTCAGGGAACTAGAATGAATCATACCCAGGTAAGAAGAAAACATTTTCCCTGGGATTTGAGTTGACCAATAAAAACTAGTGGAAGCATGTCTTATTGGGGATAAGCAGGATTTCTTTTCAACCTTTTATCAGACAGATCCAACCACTTGATCAAACACTGAAGAGAACAAATTGTACTGTAAGTACATAAAGGAGGAGAATAAAAAGATGTACCTTGCTACTAGTGAACAGGAGCTCCTCCCCACGATCATTCCTCCATGAAACAACCTGCCCTCCATGCAAACTAACCTGGATTGCTGAAAGAGAATTCATCAAGAACAAAACCAGAATATGCGCATTTCAGCCAAAAAATTACACTCTAAACAAACTACTGCAGTGCCAATGTGATACAACCTTTCTGGTAAAAGCCAAATCTTTAATAAATGAAGCTATAAAATACTAGTAGTTCTAAGAAAGAAAAGTTTTCAACAAGAATTCGCAATCCCAGCAACCAAAGAAGGCAAAAGGATTGGGTGGAGGCCAGAAGAGGGTCTAACCCGAGCAGAAGCTCCTCGTGGGGAACGGAGTACAACCTGATCGATTCCATTCGAGTCCTTTGTAACTTCAACCGCAGCTCTCTGGTCCCAGACTGCCGCAGAATGACCCATTTCAACAAACACAAAGCGGTAGTGAAAAAAATCAACAAGGCTTTAATGATTAATGAATTTCCCTCGCTTGAGATTTTGGAAGAAATTCAAGCTAAAGACTTTGGAGTTTGGAATGGTAAAGATCCAAGCTAATCAATAAATTGGAACCTAAGGTCACAGTTACAGTTTGAGAAATATGAACTTCACCCAACAGGTTTCTTGTGACAAACCTATCATCCCttgaatcaaaaccaaaaagcCCAACAACCAACTTAACTCTCTAAAAGCGGAGAGGGTAAAGGAAACTAACCCAGGACCCAACAAACGACTGAAAGTGGAAAAGGTGAAACACAAGGACAGCTAGGAACCTCACTCGTAACTTCACATTAAGTATTACTGTAATCTCTCAAACCCCGTCACATTTGGATCACAGGAACATAACCCAATGCAGAAATTCCTGACATCCGACACTTTAtcatgaaaagaagaaactcGGTCTCCCATAAGGGAAGCGAAATCCCCCGCCACAACACCCCCATAACTTTCCAAGTTCCAAGCTCCAAACccaggaagaagaacaatccaTGGACACCCCCGTGAAATTCCTCCGAGAAAACCCAGATCTCTAAAATAAAAGGATGAAATGCTGAACCCTTCAAACTTAGTCAGATTCTTGGGAACTAAATTAAATTCCTTTGAGATGTTCAAACACAATTTCCCTCTGAAACCCAGTTCTAGAAACTGTACGACGTTGTCCAGTCAAGGAAAGGGAGGTGGAAATGGAAAAGCAGAAAAAGTGAACACATGTGTATGGTCAGAGATCAAAGGTGGGTAAAAAATTCATCTTTGACACAGAATCAAATTACACTGTGGAACAGAGAAAATTCTCCACAAAGTAACGATAACCCAATTACCAAAACATAAATGGGGTGAGCAAACAGTAAGCAATGTCTCCGATACaagattgaattggaaaaaataaaataaaaaatttggggGTTCTCCTTTTGTTTGAGAATAGCATGCATGCAGATCGCG is drawn from Telopea speciosissima isolate NSW1024214 ecotype Mountain lineage chromosome 1, Tspe_v1, whole genome shotgun sequence and contains these coding sequences:
- the LOC122638562 gene encoding putative glucose-6-phosphate 1-epimerase isoform X2, coding for MGHSAAVWDQRAAVEVTKDSNGIDQVVLRSPRGASARVSLHGGQVVSWRNDRGEELLFTSSKSMFKPPKAMRGGIPICFPQFGNCGSLEQHGFARNKMWTIDDNPPPLHPSDSKGKSLIDLLLKPSEEDLKCWPHSFEFRLRVSLTVDGDLTMISRVRNINGKQFSFSFAYHTYFSVSDISEVRIEGLETLDYLDNLSQRERFTEQGDAITFESEVDRVYLSSPNVIAVLDHEKKQTVVIRKEGLPDVAIEKPITLKPGEEWTGRLELSVVSSSYCSEYL
- the LOC122638562 gene encoding putative glucose-6-phosphate 1-epimerase isoform X1 is translated as MGHSAAVWDQRAAVEVTKDSNGIDQVVLRSPRGASARVSLHGGQVVSWRNDRGEELLFTSSKSMFKPPKAMRGGIPICFPQFGNCGSLEQHGFARNKMWTIDDNPPPLHPSDSKGKSLIDLLLKPSEEDLKCWPHSFEFRLRVSLTVDGDLTMISRVRNINGKQFSFSFAYHTYFSVSDISEVRIEGLETLDYLDNLSQRERFTEQGDAITFESEVDRVYLSSPNVIAVLDHEKKQTVVIRKEGLPDVVVWNPWEKKSKAMVDFGDEEYKQMLCVDGAAIEKPITLKPGEEWTGRLELSVVSSSYCSEYL